In one Desulfobulbaceae bacterium DB1 genomic region, the following are encoded:
- a CDS encoding TetR family transcriptional regulator, translated as MTDLRKDTIRTRRQLLCAACGIFAEKGFRAGTIAEICSRAGTNVAAVNYHFGNKKNLYKEAWRHAYNQTLRTCPPDGGISPGAPAEERLRGRITSLLKRISSPAFHDFAIIHKELASPTGLLQEILQKEINPQREAIHAIIREILGPEASEQQVHFCHTSIVGQCFHLLKIRQLPAKEKNGGTPCDIDDIAAYGEHVFRFSLAGILALRRPPSPGHVSDSIGQEKNK; from the coding sequence ATGACAGATTTGCGTAAAGATACGATCCGCACCCGCCGGCAGCTTCTTTGCGCCGCATGCGGGATTTTTGCCGAAAAAGGGTTCAGGGCCGGCACCATTGCCGAAATCTGCAGCAGGGCGGGAACCAACGTGGCGGCGGTCAACTATCATTTCGGCAACAAAAAAAACCTTTACAAAGAGGCATGGCGTCACGCTTACAACCAAACCCTCAGAACCTGCCCTCCGGACGGCGGGATATCCCCCGGCGCACCGGCGGAAGAAAGACTGCGGGGCCGAATCACCTCCCTGCTGAAACGCATCTCGTCCCCTGCTTTTCATGATTTTGCCATCATCCACAAGGAGTTGGCCAGTCCAACCGGCCTTTTGCAGGAGATCCTGCAAAAGGAGATCAACCCGCAGCGGGAAGCCATCCACGCCATTATCAGGGAGATCCTCGGCCCCGAAGCCTCCGAACAGCAGGTCCATTTCTGCCACACCAGCATCGTCGGCCAGTGTTTTCATCTGCTGAAAATCAGGCAGTTGCCCGCCAAGGAAAAAAACGGGGGAACCCCCTGCGACATTGACGACATTGCGGCCTATGGCGAACATGTCTTTCGTTTTTCCCTGGCCGGCATCCTGGCCCTCCGGCGCCCCCCTTCCCCCGGGCATGTTTCCGACAGCATCGGACAGGAAAAAAACAAATGA
- a CDS encoding DNA repair exonuclease, whose translation MFRFIHAADIHLDSPLKGLEAHEDAPTEEIRGATRRAFDNLIDLAIDEKVDFVLIVGDLYDGDWKDYNTGLFFVSRMGRLAKAGIKVFIVSGNHDAASLITKNMPLPDNVTLFSPGKPQSKTIDHLRVVIHGQSYSVKAVIDNLAAGYPQRDSDYFNIGLLHTSLTGRADHENYAPCSVSDLKSKGYDYWALGHIHKREVVSEEPLIIFSGNIQGRHIKETGSKGAILVTVEEGRVIDVEERELDVLRWAICDVDLSECETTENIYAAVRAAFEGELAKADGRTLAVRLILTGKCPVHAQLLERTGPWTEEFRGIAASLGDVWLEKVKFNTSREVSLEEIIGEDSPIAGLIKSIRELVLDGENLTALLPELATLKAKLPAEIYGSEEPFLETSPEKIAELRTEVREMLISKLLRHGGAR comes from the coding sequence ATGTTCCGTTTTATTCATGCTGCAGACATCCATTTGGACAGTCCGTTGAAAGGACTGGAAGCTCATGAAGACGCTCCGACGGAAGAGATACGGGGCGCGACCAGGAGGGCTTTCGACAATCTGATTGACCTTGCCATCGACGAGAAGGTCGATTTTGTTCTGATAGTCGGCGATCTTTATGATGGTGACTGGAAGGATTACAACACCGGCCTTTTTTTCGTCAGTCGCATGGGCAGACTGGCGAAAGCAGGTATTAAGGTGTTCATCGTTTCCGGCAATCATGATGCCGCAAGTCTTATTACCAAAAACATGCCCTTGCCGGACAATGTGACGCTCTTTTCGCCCGGAAAGCCTCAATCAAAAACCATTGATCATCTTCGCGTTGTCATCCATGGCCAGAGTTATTCCGTAAAGGCAGTCATCGATAATCTTGCCGCCGGGTATCCCCAGCGTGATTCAGACTATTTCAATATCGGCCTGCTCCATACCTCTTTGACCGGACGGGCAGATCATGAAAATTACGCCCCATGCAGTGTAAGTGACCTGAAAAGCAAGGGATATGACTATTGGGCCTTGGGCCATATCCATAAACGGGAAGTTGTTTCAGAGGAGCCGTTGATTATTTTTTCAGGGAACATTCAAGGGCGTCATATCAAGGAGACAGGCTCAAAAGGCGCCATCTTGGTGACGGTGGAGGAAGGCAGAGTCATTGACGTTGAAGAGCGAGAACTGGATGTACTGCGCTGGGCAATCTGTGACGTCGACCTTTCCGAATGCGAGACGACGGAAAATATATACGCAGCAGTGCGGGCCGCCTTTGAAGGGGAACTGGCGAAGGCAGACGGCAGAACCCTGGCCGTACGTCTCATCCTTACAGGGAAATGCCCTGTACATGCCCAGCTCCTTGAGCGGACGGGACCATGGACCGAAGAATTTCGTGGCATTGCCGCAAGCCTTGGCGATGTGTGGCTGGAAAAGGTAAAGTTTAACACAAGTCGGGAAGTGAGCCTTGAGGAAATTATCGGCGAAGACTCGCCCATTGCCGGCCTGATCAAGTCCATCCGGGAACTCGTACTCGATGGCGAGAACCTCACGGCGTTGCTGCCGGAACTGGCAACTCTCAAGGCCAAGTTGCCGGCCGAGATATACGGCAGCGAAGAACCCTTTCTGGAAACCTCCCCGGAAAAAATCGCGGAACTTCGTACAGAAGTCCGGGAAATGCTCATCTCCAAACTGCTCCGGCATGGAGGTGCAAGATGA